From one Larimichthys crocea isolate SSNF chromosome XVIII, L_crocea_2.0, whole genome shotgun sequence genomic stretch:
- the fev gene encoding protein FEV, translated as MRQDCRGNLMFNMYLSDPTENLLKESKGATWGPINTGVQKGSGQIQLWQFLLELLSDSTNMSCIAWEGTNGEFKLIDPDEVARRWGERKSKPNMNYDKLSRALRYYYDKNIMTKVHGKRYAYKFDFHGLAQVCQPTTTEQAIYKFQGNFSPIPFSGISKLNLVAPGVGPSGFSYWPGSPSAALYHSHNLQPPGPFGTVSPSHISCVNNINSLSNINSHYN; from the exons ATGAGACAGGACTGCAGAGGAAACCTCATGTTCAACATGTATCTCTCAG ATCCAACAGAAAATCTGttgaaagaaagcaaaggagCAACTTGGGGTCCAATAAACACAGGAGTGCAAAAAG GCAGTGGTCAGATTCAGCTGTGGCAGTTCCTGCTGGAGCTCCTCTCTGACAGCACCAACATGTCGTGCATCGCCTGGGAGGGCACCAATGGCGAGTTCAAGCTCATCGACCCGGACGAGGTGGCTCGGCGCTGGGGGGAACGCAAGAGCAAACCCAACATGAACTATGACAAGCTGAGCCGAGCGCTGCGCTACTACTACGACAAAAACATCATGACAAAAGTCCACGGAAAGCGGTACGCTTACAAGTTTGATTTCCACGGCTTGGCGCAGGTGTGCCAGCCCACCACCACAGAGCAGGCCATCTACAAGTTTCAGGGTAACTTCTCACCGATTCCCTTCTCTGGGATTTCCAAATTGAACCTCGTGGCTCCCGGCGTTGGGCCGTCGGGTTTCTCCTACTGGCCCGGTTCTCCTTCTGCGGCTCTGTATCACAGCCACAACCTCCAGCCTCCAGGGCCCTTTGGCACCGTGTCTCCATCCCACATCAGCTGTGTCAACAACATCAACAGTCTGAGTAACATCAATAGCCATTACAACTGA
- the cdk5r2b gene encoding cyclin-dependent kinase 5 activator 2b: MGTVLSISPATKKASIMDAEVAGEGVKNDKSIKRHSMFVSLSWKKLVANSAKKSAKKVTPNPLPAPSSQVAQLNSENIRKTHQTEEKKPKVPIPVPVPTVPTQNNEAAVQNGKTSTVQKQSSNQSLVSPRRIVIQASTGELLRCLGDFMCRRCFKLKELNSGEVILWFRNIDRTLLLQGWQDQGFITPANVVFVYLLCEDTVEDSIDNPAELQGTFQTCLYLAYSYMGNEISYPLKPFMNDSNKDVFWETSLRIINRMSAKMLQLNADPHFFTEVFQDLKNQRDSSESNLDR, encoded by the coding sequence ATGGGAACCGTCCTCTCTATATCTCCGGCGACCAAGAAGGCTTCTATCATGGACGCCGAGGTCGCAGGAGAAGGTGTCAAAAACGACAAGAGCATCAAGAGGCACTCGATGTTCGTCTCTCTGTCCTGGAAGAAGCTTGTGGCCAATTCTGCCAAGAAGAGCGCAAAGAAAGTGACCCCGAACCCGCTGCCAGCCCCGTCCAGTCAGGTGGCTCAGCTCAACAGCGAAAACATCAGGAAAACGCACCAAACCGAAGAGAAGAAACCCAAAGTGCCGATCCCGGTCCCCGTGCCCACGGTCCCCACGCAAAACAACGAGGCTGCTGTCCAAAATGGGAAGACTTCCACGGTCCAGAAACAGTCCAGCAACCAGTCTCTGGTGTCTCCGAGGCGGATAGTCATACAGGCTTCAACGGGGGAGCTGCTTCGCTGTTTGGGGGACTTCATGTGCCGCAGGTGTTTTAAACTCAAAGAGTTAAACAGCGGGGAGGTGATCCTCTGGTTCCGTAATATTGATCGGACTCTTTTGCTCCAAGGCTGGCAGGATCAGGGTTTCATCACGCCGGCAAACGTGGTGTTTGTGTACCTGTTGTGCGAAGACACGGTCGAGGACAGCATCGACAACCCAGCCGAGCTGCAGGGCACCTTTCAGACTTGCCTTTACCTTGCCTACTCCTATATGGGCAACGAGATCTCCTATCCGCTCAAACCGTTCATGAACGACTCGAACAAGGACGTTTTCTGGGAGACATCGCTCCGGATCATCAACAGGATGAGTGCCAAAATGCTGCAACTGAACGCAGACCCGCACTTTTTCACCGAGGTCTTCCAGGACCTCAAAAACCAACGAGATAGCAGCGAGTCAAACCTGGACCGCTGA